From a region of the Paenibacillus lutimineralis genome:
- a CDS encoding threonine aldolase family protein has translation MTMNQTIGSAFNKTTYRLSGHGPRNIGMLMTTFHDMNEDTDSDMYGKGKFIEQFQEKMAEFLGKESAVFFPSGTMAQQIALRIWCDRQGLRKVAYHPLCHLEIHEEDGLKKLHGIEPVLLADRSRLITLDDVKNRGEDISCLLLELPQREIGGQLPDYAELEAISAYCHEQGIKLHLDGARLFEILPYYGKTAAEICSLFDSVYVSFYKGIGGVAGAILTGDSEFTEESKPWKRRHGGDLISLYPYIISSDYYFEQRIGKMEQYYQGARQLAEWFNRCPRTATVPEVPVSNMFHIHFAAPQAQVEQALIDLYEETGIGITSNLRAIDENSCYTEISVGDKYAELSSKQIETVFSLLIRKLSLLGKA, from the coding sequence ATGACAATGAATCAAACGATCGGTTCTGCGTTCAACAAGACTACATATCGGCTTTCGGGTCATGGCCCAAGAAATATAGGAATGCTTATGACAACATTTCACGACATGAATGAGGATACAGACAGCGATATGTACGGCAAGGGAAAGTTTATTGAACAGTTCCAGGAGAAAATGGCTGAATTTTTGGGCAAGGAGAGTGCTGTGTTCTTCCCTAGCGGGACGATGGCACAGCAAATCGCATTGCGGATCTGGTGTGACCGGCAGGGACTGCGAAAGGTCGCTTACCATCCTCTCTGCCATCTGGAAATTCATGAGGAAGACGGTCTCAAGAAGCTGCATGGAATAGAACCGGTCCTGCTGGCTGATCGAAGCCGCTTAATCACTTTGGACGATGTTAAAAATAGGGGCGAGGACATTTCTTGTCTGCTTCTAGAATTGCCGCAACGGGAAATCGGCGGACAGTTGCCGGATTATGCGGAGCTTGAGGCTATTTCAGCATATTGTCATGAGCAGGGAATCAAGCTGCATCTTGATGGTGCCAGATTGTTTGAAATCCTGCCGTACTATGGGAAGACTGCCGCTGAGATTTGTTCCCTTTTCGATAGTGTATATGTTTCTTTCTATAAAGGGATCGGCGGTGTAGCTGGGGCCATTCTGACCGGGGATTCGGAGTTTACAGAGGAGTCAAAGCCTTGGAAAAGACGGCATGGCGGCGATTTAATCAGCTTATATCCGTATATTATCAGTTCAGATTACTATTTCGAGCAAAGGATCGGCAAGATGGAGCAGTACTATCAGGGAGCCAGGCAACTGGCTGAATGGTTCAATCGTTGCCCAAGAACTGCGACGGTGCCAGAGGTCCCCGTTTCAAACATGTTCCATATTCATTTTGCGGCGCCCCAAGCGCAAGTTGAGCAGGCTCTGATCGATCTGTATGAGGAGACCGGGATCGGCATCACTTCAAATCTCCGGGCGATTGATGAGAACTCATGTTATACAGAGATCAGTGTTGGAGATAAATATGCGGAGCTGTCCTCGAAGCAGATCGAGACCGTATTCTCACTGTTGATTCGGAAGTTAAGTTTACTTGGTAAGGCATAG
- a CDS encoding polysaccharide lyase family 8 super-sandwich domain-containing protein, with product MSVVLIVGMLLQVLIPAGLLVTKVSADEGTGDNLVPNGGFEDVVQTTDASWIGGLKPNGWGAWLASKNGKVSVTDAVYHSGAYSVQIEHTGSDRTGLSINVPVSAEGNYKLSAWIRTQDVVSSGGVFVRTNFYRSVNGMDGSTVDDKINDIVGPITTKMAGTNDWTLQEVVVSVPAGARYVRLEPFFETGTGTVWFDDVKLERWGGITGLDLQPKSISLHTGDSAILTPVITPQDAGGQALIWTSSDPNVASVDEGNVTANDYGTTTITVSTPDGLFRAEAFITVESTEMLDGYDELRQRWHAKLIGGEWMDMSDSDVRNYIDKLSNRISNAQATGTWDLMDKTPGAQNLWVGGISRDNTDSAAITKAYTMIKDMATAYSTEGTSQYRNPALKDDIISALDWMHTYQYNESKKIVGNWWDWEIGTPQALMDILVLMYDDLSEEQITKYLKVIDTFVPDPTKRVQNGSVTETGANLLDKALVVVLRGVVGKQSFKIEQGKNAISGEFQYAKKGDGIYEDGSLIQHTNIAYTGSYGGVLIGRMADLMYLFNASPWEINDPSASNVYRWVEDSFEALIYKGAMMDNVKGRSISRQSDSDHLTGRAIIRTLARLAEGAPAEQSTKIKSMIKEWVQSDTTFSNYYENMPIYEMNLIKAIINDSSVTARGELVKHQNFAAMDRVVHLRPDYGFALSMFSQRISAFEYGNGENKQGWYTGIGMTSLYNNDLSQYSNQYWPTVDMLRLPGTTTDGYAPAPKDWASYYNPRAWVGGSTLDGQFGASGMNYSFKDSTGSDLQGKKSWFMFDDEIVAIGSDISGSANRKVETIVENRQINDSGSNNLVVDGQVKPATLGWEETLKGISWAHLQGNVPGADIGYYFPEKADIDGKREARTGSWKNINDGGSADQITRNYLSLAFEHGSAPKNGSYAYVLLPNKGVAETEQYSQNPDIEILSQSSQVHAVQDKKLGISAFNFWEAGKSAFVRASNPASVMVKEEGNKLTVSVSDPTQTQNKVTVDLGKVVLKELTKDESVNVVQTEPYLKLEINTAGSLGRSHEIQFEYDPQQAPELEGEPEGPEQGEKSTVYVSEDAFVQAGSDVNTNFGARSYMDIKNGTGTYLRKAFLKFDMNGIPADREIESAKLFVYGGVNDSRTKDAGVSIHEVGSNNWSETALTWNNMPEIGASIEKISVDKDTQWRQFDVTSFAQSRLKLDGQMSLALQGDSDLTVTIKSKEFDGGIYKSYLEITFKPNVPVKGISLSSEEAVLVAGESMNLKAALVPLNATNTELAWSVDRSDVLKLEANESEATITALKPGRAKVTVTTADGKLSATCEVQVVLSKITGDLNGDGKVTVGDLGIAAASFGKNSASSDWEAVEAADINGDGIIDSADLKWFADQILQ from the coding sequence ATGTCGGTGGTGTTGATTGTCGGAATGCTGCTTCAGGTGCTGATTCCCGCCGGGCTGCTTGTGACCAAAGTGTCTGCGGATGAGGGAACCGGGGATAATCTCGTTCCTAATGGAGGCTTTGAAGATGTGGTTCAGACAACGGATGCATCCTGGATCGGCGGCTTGAAGCCAAATGGTTGGGGAGCCTGGCTGGCCAGTAAGAATGGTAAGGTGTCTGTTACGGATGCGGTTTACCACTCAGGTGCTTATTCTGTACAGATCGAGCACACTGGCAGTGATAGAACGGGGCTCTCTATTAATGTTCCGGTATCGGCAGAGGGCAATTACAAGCTAAGTGCCTGGATCAGGACTCAGGATGTCGTATCCAGCGGCGGAGTATTTGTCAGAACTAATTTCTACCGGAGTGTAAATGGGATGGATGGCAGCACTGTTGATGATAAGATTAATGATATCGTCGGCCCCATCACGACTAAAATGGCAGGTACAAATGATTGGACTCTACAGGAGGTCGTGGTATCTGTTCCGGCTGGAGCTCGGTATGTTAGATTAGAGCCGTTCTTCGAGACAGGCACGGGAACGGTATGGTTCGATGATGTGAAGCTTGAACGCTGGGGAGGAATTACAGGATTGGACCTACAGCCAAAGTCAATCTCGCTGCATACAGGGGATAGCGCCATACTGACACCGGTCATTACGCCACAGGATGCGGGAGGACAGGCGCTGATTTGGACATCATCCGACCCGAACGTAGCGAGCGTAGATGAGGGCAATGTTACAGCTAATGATTATGGAACAACGACGATTACTGTCTCTACACCGGATGGACTCTTCCGGGCGGAGGCTTTTATAACGGTAGAATCTACTGAAATGCTGGACGGTTATGATGAGCTCAGGCAGAGGTGGCATGCCAAGCTGATCGGCGGAGAATGGATGGATATGAGCGATTCGGATGTAAGGAATTACATCGATAAATTGTCGAACCGGATTTCGAATGCTCAAGCAACAGGCACCTGGGACCTGATGGACAAGACACCGGGTGCGCAGAATTTATGGGTTGGCGGAATCTCCCGCGATAATACCGATTCGGCAGCGATTACGAAGGCTTATACGATGATCAAGGATATGGCAACGGCATATTCGACAGAGGGGACATCACAGTATAGGAATCCCGCTCTGAAGGATGATATTATATCGGCTCTCGATTGGATGCATACCTATCAATATAACGAGAGCAAGAAGATCGTTGGCAACTGGTGGGACTGGGAAATTGGAACTCCACAGGCCCTAATGGATATTCTTGTACTTATGTACGATGATCTAAGCGAGGAACAGATCACCAAATATCTGAAGGTTATCGATACATTCGTACCGGACCCGACCAAGCGGGTGCAGAATGGGAGTGTAACCGAGACCGGCGCGAATTTGCTCGACAAGGCGCTGGTCGTTGTATTACGCGGTGTCGTCGGCAAGCAGAGCTTCAAGATTGAACAGGGCAAGAACGCGATATCAGGCGAGTTCCAATATGCCAAAAAAGGCGATGGGATCTACGAGGACGGATCTTTAATCCAGCATACGAACATTGCTTATACGGGTTCCTATGGGGGCGTACTGATCGGCAGAATGGCCGACTTAATGTATTTGTTCAATGCATCTCCTTGGGAGATCAACGATCCGAGCGCAAGCAATGTGTATCGTTGGGTCGAGGATTCCTTCGAAGCGTTGATTTATAAAGGAGCCATGATGGATAACGTCAAGGGACGCAGCATCTCACGGCAGAGCGACTCCGATCATCTGACCGGACGTGCGATTATCCGTACGCTAGCGAGGTTGGCAGAGGGCGCTCCGGCAGAACAGTCCACCAAGATCAAGAGCATGATTAAGGAGTGGGTACAGTCTGATACTACATTCTCTAACTATTATGAAAATATGCCCATTTACGAGATGAATCTGATCAAAGCGATTATCAATGATTCTTCAGTCACAGCGCGTGGAGAACTGGTTAAGCACCAGAATTTCGCGGCGATGGATCGGGTTGTTCATCTGCGTCCGGACTACGGATTTGCGCTTAGTATGTTCTCGCAGCGGATCTCGGCCTTTGAATACGGCAATGGGGAGAACAAGCAAGGCTGGTATACCGGTATCGGCATGACCAGCTTGTACAACAATGATCTGTCGCAGTACAGCAATCAATACTGGCCGACGGTAGATATGCTCCGCTTGCCGGGAACGACAACGGACGGCTATGCACCAGCTCCCAAAGACTGGGCGTCATATTACAATCCTCGGGCCTGGGTCGGTGGCTCGACGCTCGATGGTCAATTCGGAGCAAGCGGCATGAATTATTCATTCAAGGACAGCACGGGAAGTGATCTGCAGGGCAAGAAGTCCTGGTTCATGTTCGATGATGAGATTGTAGCGATAGGTTCAGATATTTCAGGGTCGGCTAACCGTAAGGTAGAGACGATTGTAGAGAATCGGCAAATAAATGACAGCGGTTCCAATAATCTGGTTGTTGACGGTCAGGTGAAGCCTGCCACGCTCGGCTGGGAGGAGACGCTGAAGGGAATTAGCTGGGCTCATTTGCAAGGCAATGTTCCAGGAGCGGACATCGGATATTATTTCCCTGAGAAAGCGGACATTGACGGGAAGCGCGAAGCAAGAACCGGATCTTGGAAAAATATTAATGATGGCGGCTCGGCAGATCAGATCACTAGAAATTACTTAAGTCTGGCATTCGAGCACGGCAGCGCACCGAAGAATGGATCTTATGCCTATGTATTGCTGCCTAATAAAGGGGTAGCTGAGACGGAGCAATACAGCCAGAATCCTGATATCGAAATCTTAAGTCAATCAAGTCAGGTTCATGCTGTCCAGGATAAGAAACTGGGTATAAGCGCCTTTAATTTCTGGGAGGCAGGCAAGTCGGCATTCGTTCGGGCATCTAATCCGGCCTCTGTGATGGTGAAGGAAGAAGGGAATAAGCTGACCGTATCCGTGTCAGATCCGACACAGACTCAGAACAAAGTCACAGTCGATCTGGGTAAGGTTGTACTGAAGGAATTGACGAAGGACGAGTCCGTGAACGTTGTACAGACGGAGCCTTATCTTAAGCTGGAGATCAATACGGCGGGCTCTCTTGGCAGAAGCCATGAGATTCAATTCGAGTATGATCCTCAGCAAGCCCCGGAATTGGAGGGGGAACCTGAAGGTCCAGAGCAGGGTGAGAAATCCACAGTTTATGTCAGCGAGGATGCTTTTGTACAAGCGGGTTCAGATGTTAATACGAACTTTGGCGCTCGCAGCTATATGGACATTAAGAATGGTACGGGGACTTATCTGCGCAAAGCCTTCCTGAAGTTCGATATGAACGGGATCCCTGCTGACCGCGAGATTGAATCCGCTAAGTTGTTTGTATATGGCGGGGTTAATGACAGCCGTACAAAGGATGCTGGAGTAAGTATCCATGAAGTAGGGAGCAACAATTGGAGCGAGACTGCACTGACATGGAATAACATGCCGGAGATCGGTGCCTCCATTGAGAAGATCTCGGTAGATAAGGATACCCAATGGCGGCAATTCGATGTTACGTCCTTTGCACAGTCGCGGTTGAAGCTGGATGGTCAGATGAGTCTGGCTTTGCAGGGAGATTCAGATTTGACAGTGACAATTAAAAGTAAAGAATTCGATGGCGGAATTTATAAATCTTACTTGGAGATTACTTTCAAGCCGAATGTTCCGGTGAAAGGCATTAGCTTAAGCAGTGAAGAGGCTGTACTAGTAGCAGGTGAATCGATGAATCTTAAAGCAGCACTTGTCCCGCTTAATGCTACGAACACGGAGCTTGCTTGGAGTGTTGATCGCAGCGATGTGTTGAAGCTGGAGGCAAATGAATCCGAGGCAACGATCACGGCATTGAAGCCGGGCAGAGCCAAGGTTACGGTGACAACGGCTGATGGCAAGCTATCTGCAACCTGCGAGGTTCAGGTGGTTCTATCGAAGATCACTGGCGATTTGAACGGTGACGGGAAAGTTACGGTTGGTGATCTGGGCATAGCGGCTGCGAGCTTCGGCAAGAACAGCGCAAGCTCGGATTGGGAAGCAGTAGAGGCAGCGGATATAAATGGGGATGGAATCATTGATTCTGCTGATTTGAAATGGTTCGCCGACCAGATACTGCAATAA
- a CDS encoding polysaccharide lyase family 8 super-sandwich domain-containing protein, with product MWKHRMKPIVLVLMISSLIFASFPAAPASAGQADEFEALRIKWFNYLTGGTGLDLNDADISSAIQANAQKVTNDAKNGVWDTLVKDPGRAYLWSDYKSTTDSSHITNSYNRLKDMAIAYATPGTSLYQNLELKNDIISGLDWMYTNRYNPQKATYNNWWDWEIGAPLSLADIITIMYNDLSAQQIADYTSTIDRFIPDPTKRLIGSPGLKETGANLLDKSLAVLLRGVLGKDEQSILKARTAISSAFPYVTSGDGFYEDGSFIQHGNIAYTGSYGSVLLGDISKLLTILDRSPWPIEVADFGNVWKWVTDSFEPVIYDGHIMEMVSGRAVSRYNNNTRGAVWTILRLAQFAPPEQAPYYKSMVKEWVVSDTSMTNPFVGMQIRDIVNFKQLLNDSSIKPRGDLIMHHQFSVMDRIVHSRPGYTLGISMSSSRIANFEGGMNGEHTRGWYTGDGMTYLYNSDSDQFRNAFWPTVDSYRMPGTTSDGLPRPMIKTTGKNWVGGSSMDNQFGIAGMDMAPPGSNLTGKKSWFMFDDEIVALGAGITTPDERKDGRQVETIVENRMINPAGTNQLTVDGQVTPTNLGWSDTLKNVKWAHLEGTAKGADIGYYFPNPTDIGALREARTGSWKDINSTGPADPITRNYVSMVVEHGVKPTDAGYSYVLLPSFDAAATKAYNDNPDVQVLSNTAQIQAVQEKKLGITGINFWQPGEMNGIRVYQPASVMVKEQGDELTVSVSDPTQTQSKVRVEIAATLLQEISKDEAVKVLQTAPTVQLEVNTQGSKGKNHVIKLKIDPDADTELPEEGALEPDAAAKIRIDVSEDTYVSGGKNAAANYGTTNGYLLVRNGSGDFDRRVFLKYDLSQIVDDIERVTLNVYGKTNDSNGTQSDIGVFEIRDDSWKEKELTYNNKLAPGARLDLRTVASPDQWWQFDVTPFAKEKLQDNKIVSLTLQQVGKDLSAEVRSRKSENGIYRSYLEVLLKDNIAPTTKVQIEGDTGAGEEHYKDVTLLFTAEDNPKGWGVLRTEARIDGDKWQTVKDSKLLIQGEGDHIVEYRSIDKAGNMEQAQQIAVSVTRPIVDLKGPNEIIAGDQLVVKYGVNTSMKDFYANHIVLTYDEKLLQFVSAESLQQGITILDTRKEEGQVQLVIAGEGVPIQGKEDMLKLTFNTTKVTSPTEGKLNVNKSVLGNLSGDEIDAAPASLIFTLKDKKDPGPGDGNGNGNGNGNGNGNGNGNGNGNGNGNGNGNGNGNGNGNGNGNGNGNGNGNGNGNGNGNGNGNGNGNGNGNGNGNGNGNGNGNGNSNGNGNGNSNGNSNGNGNGNSNGNGNGPGKELLLKDTAGHWAENMIRKAIEDGLVQGYSDETFRPNKPINRAEFTALLVRGLNLKEEDELTFKDADQLPEWAKSDIAKGIKRGFISGFPDHTFRADQAITRTELAVMAAKALNKAAPQQTELTFSDAGSIPPWARGWIALAVNEGLIQGRGNNRFAPQDVATRAEALAVVMHLVEAQGQK from the coding sequence GTGTGGAAACATAGAATGAAGCCTATCGTCCTTGTGTTGATGATTTCTTCGCTTATTTTTGCGTCTTTCCCAGCCGCACCAGCTTCAGCTGGACAGGCTGATGAGTTCGAGGCGCTGCGAATTAAATGGTTCAATTACTTGACCGGCGGTACCGGGCTGGATTTGAACGATGCGGATATCAGCAGTGCGATTCAAGCCAATGCCCAGAAGGTTACTAACGACGCTAAAAATGGGGTTTGGGATACGCTGGTTAAGGATCCGGGCAGGGCCTATCTATGGTCCGATTATAAGAGTACTACGGATTCAAGTCATATCACTAATTCATATAACCGATTAAAAGATATGGCGATTGCCTATGCGACTCCAGGCACGAGCTTATATCAGAATTTGGAATTGAAGAATGATATCATTTCCGGTCTGGATTGGATGTACACCAATCGCTATAACCCACAGAAGGCTACTTATAACAACTGGTGGGATTGGGAGATCGGGGCTCCTCTGTCCCTGGCAGACATTATTACCATCATGTATAACGATCTGTCTGCACAGCAGATTGCAGACTATACGAGTACAATTGACCGATTCATACCTGATCCAACGAAGAGGTTAATCGGTTCGCCAGGCTTGAAGGAGACAGGTGCCAATCTGCTGGATAAATCATTGGCTGTTCTGTTGCGAGGGGTGCTAGGCAAGGACGAGCAGTCCATTCTGAAGGCGCGGACCGCCATTAGCTCAGCCTTCCCATATGTGACGAGCGGAGACGGCTTCTATGAAGACGGTTCATTCATCCAGCATGGGAACATCGCTTATACGGGTAGCTACGGTAGTGTACTGCTCGGAGATATATCGAAGCTGCTGACGATCCTGGACCGCTCTCCTTGGCCGATTGAGGTTGCCGATTTCGGTAATGTGTGGAAATGGGTGACCGATTCCTTCGAGCCTGTCATCTATGACGGACATATTATGGAAATGGTCAGCGGCCGGGCGGTATCCCGCTATAACAATAATACACGCGGCGCGGTGTGGACGATTCTTCGTCTGGCGCAGTTCGCTCCGCCTGAGCAGGCTCCCTATTACAAGAGCATGGTGAAGGAATGGGTCGTCTCGGATACGAGCATGACGAATCCATTTGTGGGCATGCAGATCAGGGATATTGTAAACTTCAAGCAGTTGCTGAACGATTCCAGTATTAAGCCGCGTGGCGATCTGATTATGCATCATCAATTCTCGGTCATGGATCGGATTGTTCATTCAAGACCAGGATATACGCTAGGAATCAGTATGTCTTCTTCCCGGATTGCCAATTTCGAGGGAGGGATGAACGGTGAGCATACGCGAGGATGGTATACCGGTGATGGCATGACCTACCTGTACAACTCGGATTCCGACCAGTTTCGTAATGCGTTCTGGCCAACGGTTGATTCTTACCGGATGCCGGGAACGACCTCCGACGGTTTGCCGAGACCAATGATTAAGACAACCGGCAAGAACTGGGTCGGCGGTTCATCGATGGATAATCAGTTCGGAATTGCCGGGATGGATATGGCTCCTCCTGGAAGCAATCTAACCGGGAAGAAATCCTGGTTCATGTTCGATGATGAGATCGTAGCTCTCGGGGCCGGCATCACGACCCCTGATGAGCGCAAGGATGGACGTCAGGTTGAGACAATCGTTGAGAACCGGATGATCAATCCAGCGGGCACGAACCAATTAACTGTGGATGGACAAGTGACGCCAACAAACCTGGGCTGGTCCGATACATTGAAAAATGTGAAGTGGGCGCATCTGGAAGGGACAGCGAAGGGGGCCGACATTGGCTATTACTTCCCGAATCCTACCGACATTGGGGCTTTACGTGAGGCGAGAACCGGTTCCTGGAAGGATATTAACTCCACAGGCCCGGCCGACCCAATTACTCGCAATTACGTTAGTATGGTCGTAGAGCATGGTGTTAAGCCAACAGATGCTGGCTATTCTTATGTACTACTACCATCATTCGATGCGGCGGCTACGAAGGCATATAACGATAACCCGGATGTTCAAGTATTAAGCAATACCGCGCAAATCCAAGCCGTACAGGAGAAGAAGCTTGGAATTACCGGGATTAACTTCTGGCAGCCAGGGGAAATGAACGGGATTCGTGTATATCAACCGGCTTCCGTCATGGTTAAGGAGCAGGGCGACGAATTGACGGTATCCGTGTCCGATCCGACACAGACGCAATCGAAGGTCAGGGTGGAGATCGCTGCCACTTTGTTGCAGGAGATCAGCAAGGACGAGGCGGTCAAAGTACTGCAGACGGCACCTACGGTTCAGCTTGAAGTTAACACCCAAGGCAGCAAAGGGAAGAATCATGTGATCAAGCTGAAGATCGATCCTGATGCGGACACAGAACTACCGGAGGAAGGGGCGCTGGAGCCTGATGCTGCAGCCAAGATCCGAATCGATGTGTCTGAGGATACGTATGTAAGTGGTGGGAAGAATGCTGCTGCGAACTATGGAACTACTAACGGGTATTTATTAGTTCGCAACGGTAGTGGAGATTTCGACCGCAGAGTGTTCCTGAAGTACGATCTCTCGCAAATTGTGGATGACATCGAACGAGTTACGCTGAATGTATATGGGAAGACCAATGATAGTAATGGTACCCAGTCTGACATCGGTGTATTCGAGATTCGTGACGATAGTTGGAAGGAAAAAGAGCTCACTTATAACAATAAGCTTGCGCCAGGCGCTCGCTTGGATCTTCGAACAGTCGCATCTCCTGATCAATGGTGGCAATTCGATGTGACGCCATTCGCCAAGGAGAAGCTGCAGGACAATAAAATCGTTAGCTTGACCCTGCAGCAGGTCGGCAAGGATTTAAGCGCTGAGGTTCGCAGCCGTAAAAGCGAAAATGGAATCTATCGATCTTATCTCGAGGTGCTTCTCAAAGATAACATTGCACCAACAACGAAGGTTCAGATTGAAGGCGACACAGGAGCTGGAGAGGAACATTATAAGGACGTAACTCTACTCTTCACTGCTGAAGATAACCCGAAGGGCTGGGGCGTTCTCCGAACTGAAGCCCGTATCGATGGTGACAAATGGCAGACAGTCAAGGACAGTAAGCTGCTCATTCAGGGAGAAGGGGATCACATCGTTGAGTATCGCTCAATCGATAAAGCGGGCAATATGGAACAGGCACAGCAAATTGCCGTATCTGTTACGCGTCCAATTGTCGATTTGAAGGGACCGAATGAGATAATAGCAGGAGATCAGTTGGTCGTGAAGTATGGAGTAAATACTTCGATGAAGGACTTCTACGCGAATCATATTGTACTTACCTATGATGAGAAACTGTTGCAGTTCGTATCTGCTGAATCCTTGCAGCAAGGGATTACTATCCTGGATACACGTAAAGAAGAGGGACAAGTTCAGCTTGTGATTGCAGGAGAAGGAGTGCCGATTCAAGGCAAGGAGGATATGTTGAAGCTTACCTTCAACACGACGAAGGTCACATCGCCAACCGAAGGCAAACTTAATGTGAACAAGTCCGTACTGGGCAATCTGTCTGGAGATGAGATTGATGCGGCCCCGGCGTCTCTAATTTTCACATTGAAGGACAAGAAAGACCCGGGCCCTGGTGATGGCAACGGTAACGGCAACGGAAACGGAAACGGCAACGGAAACGGCAACGGAAACGGAAACGGTAACGGAAACGGGAACGGCAACGGAAACGGAAACGGAAACGGCAACGGAAACGGTAACGGAAACGGTAACGGAAACGGGAACGGAAACGGGAACGGCAACGGTAACGGAAACGGAAACGGAAACGGTAACGGAAACGGGAACGGCAACGGAAACGGTAACGGAAACGGGAACGGAAACGGGAACGGGAACAGTAACGGAAACGGCAACGGAAACAGTAACGGAAACAGTAACGGCAACGGAAATGGTAACAGTAACGGAAATGGAAACGGGCCAGGTAAGGAATTGCTTTTGAAGGATACGGCGGGTCATTGGGCTGAGAATATGATTCGTAAAGCCATAGAAGATGGTTTGGTTCAGGGTTATTCGGATGAGACCTTCCGGCCGAATAAGCCGATTAATCGTGCTGAGTTTACAGCATTATTAGTTAGAGGCTTGAATCTGAAGGAAGAAGATGAGCTCACGTTCAAGGATGCCGATCAGCTTCCGGAATGGGCGAAGTCCGATATTGCCAAGGGAATCAAGAGAGGCTTCATTAGTGGATTCCCGGATCATACGTTCCGGGCAGATCAAGCGATTACGCGTACTGAGCTTGCCGTGATGGCTGCCAAGGCATTGAACAAGGCCGCACCGCAACAGACGGAGCTAACATTCTCCGATGCGGGAAGCATTCCGCCATGGGCACGTGGCTGGATCGCACTAGCTGTGAACGAAGGCCTGATTCAAGGCCGCGGTAACAATCGCTTTGCTCCCCAAGATGTGGCTACCCGCGCTGAGGCGTTGGCTGTCGTGATGCATCTAGTGGAAGCTCAGGGACAGAAATAA
- a CDS encoding Glu/Leu/Phe/Val family dehydrogenase: protein MAKQTTDIIEKSLHNLLNDPNFLPELKDDARDKAIHSLITILSTPNHIHKSYLRIARENGVIERIPAFRMQHNDTLGPYKGGIRFHESVNEAEVINLAALMTLKNALHEVPFGGGKGGVAINPREYSTKELYQICTKYVQYFNEILGPDKDIPAPDVGTSAREMDWMMSEYKSIHYGKPYLGSFTGKSVLNGGSLGRKEATGKGVYFTLRYLLHDYLQENHQQLAQSQTQQAAVALGCQNRPITLAVQGFGNVGSVTATEAYHCQYINNTIVAVSDRNVTLYNPDGLDVPALAKYAAANRGDLPFTKEQNVEAGIRAEILDREAVLYLDVDVLILAALEDQIRVDNVERVKSPIIVEGANAPIAGEADDTLAAKGTLVIPDILANAGGVIVSYFEWLQGRETQYYSESEVFEQLHCKMGKTMNKVYPLYFSSNKSLRQACFDHAIMRISTILYAQGKLF from the coding sequence ATGGCTAAACAGACAACCGACATCATTGAGAAATCCTTACATAACCTGCTGAATGATCCCAATTTCCTGCCTGAACTTAAAGATGATGCAAGAGATAAAGCGATTCACTCGCTTATCACTATTCTATCAACCCCTAACCATATTCATAAATCTTACCTTAGAATAGCCCGGGAGAACGGTGTCATTGAACGTATCCCAGCTTTCCGTATGCAGCATAATGACACACTAGGGCCTTATAAAGGCGGCATCCGCTTCCATGAATCCGTGAACGAAGCCGAGGTAATTAATCTCGCAGCTCTCATGACGTTGAAAAACGCTCTGCATGAGGTTCCCTTCGGCGGCGGCAAAGGCGGCGTTGCCATCAATCCAAGAGAATACTCCACCAAGGAGCTCTATCAAATCTGCACAAAATACGTTCAATATTTCAACGAAATCCTCGGCCCGGACAAGGATATCCCTGCTCCTGACGTTGGTACCAGCGCGCGGGAAATGGACTGGATGATGAGCGAATATAAGAGCATTCATTACGGGAAGCCCTATTTGGGCAGCTTTACAGGCAAGAGCGTGCTTAATGGTGGCTCCCTGGGCCGCAAGGAAGCGACCGGCAAAGGAGTCTACTTCACCCTGCGGTATTTGCTTCATGATTACCTGCAGGAGAATCATCAACAACTGGCTCAGTCCCAGACTCAACAGGCCGCAGTTGCCCTTGGCTGCCAGAATCGGCCGATCACTCTGGCTGTACAAGGCTTCGGCAATGTAGGTTCAGTAACGGCAACCGAAGCTTATCATTGTCAGTACATAAATAATACCATCGTTGCGGTTAGCGACCGCAATGTAACTCTGTATAATCCGGATGGACTGGACGTTCCGGCGCTCGCCAAATATGCAGCAGCCAATCGCGGAGATCTTCCTTTCACCAAGGAGCAAAATGTTGAAGCCGGCATCCGGGCTGAAATTCTGGATCGGGAAGCCGTTCTATATCTGGATGTGGATGTACTTATATTAGCTGCCTTGGAGGATCAGATCCGGGTAGACAATGTCGAACGTGTAAAATCACCGATTATTGTCGAAGGAGCAAATGCACCGATCGCCGGTGAGGCCGATGATACATTGGCAGCCAAAGGAACCTTGGTCATTCCGGATATCCTGGCTAATGCTGGCGGAGTAATCGTATCCTACTTCGAATGGTTGCAGGGCCGCGAGACTCAATACTATAGCGAATCAGAAGTATTCGAGCAGCTTCACTGTAAAATGGGTAAGACGATGAATAAGGTTTACCCCCTCTATTTTAGTTCGAACAAGTCGCTGCGGCAGGCCTGCTTTGATCATGCCATTATGCGGATATCGACAATTCTCTATGCTCAAGGGAAGCTGTTCTAG